One window from the genome of Paramormyrops kingsleyae isolate MSU_618 chromosome 3, PKINGS_0.4, whole genome shotgun sequence encodes:
- the LOC111858347 gene encoding cytochrome P450 26B1-like, whose protein sequence is MLLLDLNHVSAMAAAVTSLLSALLLLLISRHLWTYRWTITRDKECKLPLPKGSMGWPLVGETFHWFFQGSSFHMSRRERYGNVFKTHLLGKPVIRVTGAENIRKILLGEHNLVSTQWPQSTRIILGPNTLVNSIGELHRQKRKILAKVFSRRALEAYMPRLQGVVKSEIAKWCSAPSSVNVYNAAKSLTFRVAIQVLLGLNMEESRMNHLSKIFEQLMDNLFSLPFDVPFSGLRRGIKARETLHTCMETIIEEKLRTYHTEGHMDAFDYMLSSAKENGHELNVQELKECAVELIFAAHSTTASASTSLILLLLRHPMVAEKAKLELTKHGLAPCDQCLLNKGDELVWKPKHSHTRTEKKNHENRTKKAGSEICPPETVYCDPVMDPIKETSNLGSCHPHLTLEKLSQLRYMNCVVKEVLRFLPPVSGGYRTALQTFELDGYQIPKGWSVMYSIRDTHETAAVFQSPELFDPDRFGGDRDESKRGRFNYVPFGGGTRSCIGKELAQIILKTLAAELLSATEFKLATETFPHMQTVPVVHPVNGLYVYFKYTSLIDNQV, encoded by the exons ATGCTTCTGCTGGACTTAAACCACGTCTCAGCGATGGCTGCAGCGGTCACATCGCTGCTGTCTGCGCTGCTGTTGCTCCTTATCTCACGGCACTTATGGACCTATCGATGGACTATAACACGGGACAAGGAATGTAAGTTACCGCTTCCCAAGGGCTCAATGGGCTGGCCGCTCGTAGGAGAAACGTTCCACTGGTTCTTTCAG GGTTCAAGTTTCCATATGTCGAGGAGGGAGAGGTATGGAAACGTATTTAAAACTCACCTTTTAGGCAAACCTGTTATCCGAGTAACAGGTGCAGAAAATATACGCAAAATTCTCCTCGGGGAGCACAACTTGGTGTCTACTCAGTGGCCTCAGAGCACTCGGATCATCTTGGGACCCAATACCTTGGTGAATTCTATTGGGGAGCTACACagacaaaaaagaaaa ATCTTGGCCAAAGTGTTCAGCCGCAGGGCCTTGGAAGCGTACATGCCCCGCTTGCAAGGTGTTGTCAAGTCTGAAATTGCCAAATGGTGCTCGGCGCCCAGCTCTGTGAACGTGTATAACGCCGCCAAATCTCTTACATTTCGCGTTGCAATCCAGGTCCTGTTGGGACTGAACATGGAAGAGAGCCGTATGAACCACCTTTCCAAAATATTTGAACAACTTATGGATAACCTCTTCTCGCTCCCGTTTGATGTGCCGTTCAGCGGCCTACGGAGA GGTATTAAAGCTCGTGAAACTCTTCACACATGCATGGAGACAATTATCGAGGAGAAACTCCGAACTTATCATACTGAAGGTCACATGGATGCATTTGATTACATGCTGAGTAGCGCCAAGGAAAACGGCCACGAGTTAAACGTTCAAGAACTGAAG GAGTGTGCGGTGGAGTTAATATTTGCTGCCCATTCAACTACGGCAAGCGCGTCTACTTCGCTCATTCTCCTGCTTCTGAGACATCCGATGGTGGCTGAGAAAGCCAAACTGGAGTTGACTAAACATGGGCTTGCACCCTGTGATcaatgtctgctaaataaaggAGACGAATTAGTTTGGAAACCCAAACACTCCCACACCCGGACAGAAAAGAAGAATCACGAAAATCGCACCAAAAAAGCTGGTTCAGAAATTTGTCCGCCAGAAACAGTTTACTGTGATCCAGTGATGGATCCCATTAAAGAGACATCAAATTTGGGTTCTTGTCACCCTCATTTAACTTTAGAAAAGTTAAGTCAGCTGCGTTACATGAACTGTGTTGTGAAGGAAGTGCTCAGATTTCTCCCACCTGTGTCTGGCGGATACAGGACTGCACTGCAAACCTTTGAATTGGAC GGCTATCAGATCCCGAAAGGATGGAGTGTCATGTACAGCATCAGGGACACCCACGAAACAGCTGCGGTTTTTCAAAGCCCCGAACTCTTCGACCCAGACCGTTTTGGGGGTGACCGGGATGAAAGTAAGAGAGGACGCTTCAATTACGTGCCATTCGGTGGAGGGACCAGAAGCTGCATCGGAAAGGAACTGGCGCAGATCATACTAAAAACACTGGCGGCGGAGTTGCTTTCTGCAACGGAATTTAAATTAGCCACCGAAACTTTCCCTCATATGCAAACTGTGCCTGTTGTCCATCCTGTGAATGGACTGTATGTTTATTTCAAATACACAAGCCTTATCGACAACCAAGTCTAG